The proteins below are encoded in one region of Pseudomonas putida S13.1.2:
- a CDS encoding NUDIX hydrolase, with amino-acid sequence MRPNKACPVVLSSTLPAKILLLRHPLAGVQLVKGTIEQGEAPAAAALRELSEESGITKATVKQDLGCWDANHLGQVWSFHLCQVEDALPEHWSHQTQDDHGHLFTFFWAAFDDVPYNDCHPVFQRALLHLRKALEHSHSDRD; translated from the coding sequence ATGCGCCCGAACAAGGCTTGCCCAGTAGTCCTTTCATCCACGTTGCCTGCGAAAATTCTGCTGCTCCGCCACCCCTTGGCTGGCGTGCAACTGGTCAAAGGCACCATCGAACAAGGCGAGGCGCCGGCCGCGGCTGCCTTGCGTGAATTGAGCGAGGAATCAGGCATCACCAAAGCCACGGTCAAACAAGACCTGGGCTGCTGGGATGCTAACCATCTTGGGCAAGTGTGGTCGTTTCACCTGTGCCAGGTGGAAGATGCCCTGCCCGAGCACTGGTCCCACCAGACACAGGATGACCATGGCCACCTGTTCACATTCTTCTGGGCAGCATTCGACGATGTGCCCTATAACGATTGCCATCCAGTCTTTCAGCGAGCGTTGCTGCATTTGAGAAAGGCTCTGGAGCACTCGCACAGTGATCGCGACTAA
- a CDS encoding LysR substrate-binding domain-containing protein yields MNRNELRKADINLMVVFEALMQERNLTRAAEKLFVAQPTVSAALARLRAMFNDPLLIRVGNRMEPTARAEEVIKYLTPALDAMSVALSLSHDFDPLTSKMTFRIGLSDDVESGLLPPLLRALRVEAPNVVVVVQHVDYWRIPDLLAAGDVTVGISQTKGLPANAKRKVLRTMQGRVVRADKSATPLTLDEFCARPHVQVSPTANTQGVVDDWLKEIGRERKVVLSVPQFSSLPAILAGTDLLACCPDYAAQGMERWGNLQAETLPFETAALELAMVWLSTTDSDPAERWLRSRLQQYMSGAREVAIGL; encoded by the coding sequence ATGAACCGCAACGAACTGCGCAAAGCCGATATCAACCTGATGGTGGTGTTCGAAGCCCTGATGCAGGAGCGCAACCTCACCCGTGCCGCAGAAAAGCTGTTTGTCGCCCAACCCACGGTCAGCGCCGCGCTGGCCAGGTTGCGGGCAATGTTCAACGACCCGTTGCTGATCCGCGTGGGCAACCGCATGGAACCGACGGCCAGGGCCGAAGAGGTCATCAAGTACCTTACCCCGGCACTGGACGCGATGTCCGTCGCCCTCAGCCTGTCCCATGATTTTGACCCGCTCACCAGCAAGATGACCTTCCGCATCGGTTTGTCCGATGATGTCGAGTCGGGGCTGTTGCCGCCGTTGCTGCGGGCGCTGCGGGTGGAGGCGCCGAATGTGGTGGTGGTCGTGCAGCATGTGGATTACTGGCGCATTCCAGACTTGCTGGCAGCAGGCGATGTGACGGTCGGCATCAGCCAGACCAAGGGGCTGCCGGCCAACGCCAAGCGCAAGGTGCTGCGCACGATGCAGGGCAGGGTGGTGCGGGCCGACAAATCAGCCACGCCACTGACGCTGGATGAGTTCTGCGCCCGCCCGCATGTTCAGGTATCGCCCACCGCCAATACGCAGGGTGTGGTTGATGACTGGTTGAAAGAGATCGGCCGCGAACGCAAGGTGGTGTTGTCGGTGCCGCAGTTCAGCTCGTTGCCGGCGATTCTGGCCGGGACCGACCTGCTGGCCTGCTGCCCGGACTATGCCGCGCAAGGTATGGAGCGTTGGGGCAACCTGCAGGCCGAGACGCTGCCGTTCGAGACGGCTGCGCTGGAGCTGGCCATGGTCTGGTTGAGCACCACCGACAGCGACCCGGCCGAACGCTGGTTGCGCAGCCGCCTGCAGCAATACATGAGCGGCGCGCGTGAAGTGGCGATCGGGCTTTAG
- a CDS encoding acetyltransferase, translating to MIIRQGIAADYPQLLDIWLRAVRATHQFLQPSDIDALLPQLRDVYFPAVELWVAVDTDDQPLGFIGFNENHVEMLFVDPERHGQGIGRALLDFGRQSRNAMSVDVNEQNPQATGFYEHYGFVQTGRSPLDGEGRPFPLLHMSLPTQA from the coding sequence ATGATCATTCGCCAAGGCATTGCTGCAGACTATCCGCAGCTGCTCGACATCTGGCTGCGCGCCGTACGCGCCACACACCAATTTCTGCAACCGTCCGACATCGACGCGCTGTTGCCACAGCTGCGCGACGTGTACTTCCCGGCCGTCGAGCTGTGGGTTGCAGTAGACACCGATGACCAGCCGCTGGGCTTCATCGGTTTCAATGAAAACCACGTGGAAATGCTCTTCGTCGACCCCGAGCGACATGGCCAAGGTATTGGCCGGGCGCTGCTGGATTTTGGCCGCCAGTCGCGTAACGCCATGAGTGTCGATGTCAACGAGCAGAACCCCCAGGCAACAGGGTTCTACGAGCACTACGGCTTCGTCCAGACGGGCCGCTCTCCGCTGGATGGCGAAGGCCGGCCGTTCCCCTTGCTGCATATGAGCTTGCCCACCCAGGCGTGA
- a CDS encoding AraC family transcriptional regulator, giving the protein MQALEMDYGHGEEVASHCHADDQLIYAASGVMRVSSEGGSWVIPGGHALWMPAGVSHAIRMEGVVCMRTLLLEARIERCQVIVVSGLLHELILAASRMLDLRDGEHVRALIQLELATARRIDAFVPLPHQARLRTWCERFLLDPAQDLTLEQCGAQLNMSARSVARLFQREVGMSYGEWRARARVMLSQQSLADGQPILNVALEHGYQSASAFAAMFKRILGYAPSDWQNSTARGY; this is encoded by the coding sequence ATGCAAGCATTGGAAATGGACTACGGACACGGCGAAGAAGTGGCCAGCCACTGCCACGCCGACGACCAGCTGATCTACGCCGCCAGCGGCGTCATGCGGGTCAGCAGCGAAGGCGGTAGCTGGGTGATCCCTGGCGGGCATGCGTTGTGGATGCCCGCCGGGGTCAGCCATGCCATCCGCATGGAAGGCGTGGTCTGCATGCGGACCTTGCTGCTGGAAGCGCGTATCGAGCGCTGCCAGGTGATCGTGGTATCCGGCCTGCTGCACGAGCTGATCCTGGCTGCGTCACGCATGCTCGACCTGCGTGACGGCGAGCACGTGCGGGCACTGATCCAGCTTGAGTTGGCCACTGCCAGGCGCATCGATGCCTTTGTGCCGCTGCCGCACCAGGCGAGACTGCGCACCTGGTGCGAGCGCTTCCTGCTGGACCCGGCCCAGGACCTGACCCTGGAACAATGCGGCGCGCAACTGAACATGAGTGCCCGCAGCGTGGCACGGCTGTTCCAGCGCGAGGTGGGCATGTCGTATGGTGAGTGGCGCGCCCGTGCCCGGGTGATGCTCAGCCAGCAAAGCCTGGCCGATGGCCAGCCGATCCTGAACGTGGCGCTGGAGCACGGCTACCAGAGCGCCAGCGCCTTTGCTGCCATGTTCAAGCGCATCCTCGGCTACGCGCCGAGCGATTGGCAAAACAGTACCGCGCGCGGGTACTGA
- a CDS encoding efflux transporter outer membrane subunit has protein sequence MPLLPSFPFPARFAVLATLGVLAACTRQPAPAEPPAALLANPLASVPAGVSQQPLPEQWWALFQAPQLNHWVQQALAHNQDLAEAEANVQAMLAGIAEFDARRWPSTSMGFAATYGKSADDQTLAEATDSHAPSQWQFNPGIELAYQVDVWGQVRAAIERARAQAEASAAALELVRLQVVAQTSRAYIDQCVYAARLDEAKQSLQTLDHSVQLSERQRLAGVATALDSERLLGLREQVRAQLPMLAARRQMALYELGMLSGQASLADTATCTTIPTLSAPLPAGDGWHLLERRPDVRQAERELQAASLETDIVRADLYPKVSFGASLTSSDHHLANLGDSRAVMFGIGPLIRWEFPNVKANRARVGKAEALQQAQVARYHGVALSALKDVRQALARYDGEQQRLQALDAALAHSQRGYALAQGNYRAGTVDGLALLDSERELIRLRASHVEARGRLAQAQVNLFRALGGRW, from the coding sequence ATGCCCTTACTGCCTTCATTTCCCTTCCCTGCCCGGTTTGCCGTACTCGCCACGCTCGGCGTGCTGGCGGCGTGCACCCGGCAACCCGCACCTGCCGAGCCACCTGCAGCGCTGCTGGCCAACCCGCTGGCGAGTGTGCCGGCCGGTGTCAGCCAGCAACCATTGCCCGAACAATGGTGGGCGCTGTTCCAGGCCCCGCAACTTAACCACTGGGTACAGCAAGCCCTGGCGCACAATCAGGACCTGGCCGAGGCCGAGGCCAACGTGCAGGCCATGCTGGCGGGGATAGCCGAGTTCGATGCCAGGCGCTGGCCGTCAACGTCGATGGGCTTTGCCGCCACCTATGGCAAGAGCGCCGATGACCAGACCCTGGCCGAGGCGACCGACAGCCACGCGCCGTCGCAATGGCAATTCAACCCAGGTATCGAGTTGGCCTATCAGGTGGATGTCTGGGGCCAGGTGCGCGCTGCCATCGAGCGCGCCCGGGCCCAGGCCGAAGCCAGTGCTGCGGCGCTGGAGCTGGTGCGCCTGCAGGTGGTCGCCCAGACCAGCCGTGCCTACATCGACCAGTGCGTCTACGCGGCGCGCCTGGACGAGGCTAAGCAGTCCCTGCAAACACTCGACCATAGCGTGCAACTGAGCGAACGCCAGCGCTTGGCCGGTGTAGCTACCGCCCTCGACAGCGAGCGCCTGCTGGGCTTGCGGGAACAAGTGCGGGCGCAGCTGCCGATGCTCGCAGCCCGGCGGCAGATGGCGCTTTACGAACTTGGCATGCTCAGTGGCCAGGCCTCGCTAGCCGACACCGCGACTTGCACAACCATCCCCACGCTGTCGGCGCCGCTACCGGCCGGCGATGGCTGGCATTTGCTCGAACGCCGGCCGGATGTACGCCAGGCCGAACGGGAACTGCAGGCTGCCAGCCTGGAAACCGACATCGTCCGGGCTGACCTGTATCCGAAGGTCAGTTTTGGCGCTTCGCTGACCTCCTCGGACCATCACCTGGCCAACCTGGGCGACAGCCGCGCGGTGATGTTCGGCATTGGCCCGCTGATCCGCTGGGAGTTTCCGAATGTGAAGGCCAACCGCGCAAGGGTCGGCAAAGCCGAGGCGTTGCAACAGGCGCAGGTTGCCCGTTACCACGGCGTGGCGCTGAGCGCGCTGAAAGACGTGCGCCAGGCGCTGGCCCGCTACGACGGCGAACAGCAACGCTTGCAGGCACTGGATGCAGCCCTGGCGCACAGCCAGCGCGGCTATGCCCTGGCCCAGGGCAACTACCGCGCCGGCACCGTAGACGGGCTGGCGTTGCTGGACAGCGAGCGAGAACTGATCCGCCTGCGGGCCAGCCACGTAGAAGCCCGAGGGCGCCTGGCACAGGCGCAGGTCAACCTGTTCCGCGCCCTGGGCGGGCGGTGGTAG
- a CDS encoding HlyD family secretion protein, which produces MNVAVEQTAPAETEQRAKARSRRRLAYTASGSLAAIALLAFTSYWLTTGRYLETTDDAYVRADWVALSPRVAGYVAEVAVADDQPVKAGDVLVRLQNRDYRARLDQARAGVAEAQAALVAAQARQQVASERINQQQQAILQAEAAMRSATAEQRRSDLDMQRYRGLVRDEAATLQRLETASARATQAQAALQGALAALRQQRSQLAMAKARSAQADAELQQRAAALTRAQARQQLAEQDEQDTVIRAPITGVVGQRRVRAGQYVVPGQPLLAVVPLQQAYVVANFKETQLANMRPGQPVEVRVDSFASQPLRGHVASFSPASGNVFALLPSDNATGNFTKIVQRFPVRILLDTPLDGPQVLPGMSVVSTVDTRPAEVADAH; this is translated from the coding sequence ATGAATGTCGCCGTAGAACAAACCGCCCCAGCCGAAACTGAACAGCGGGCCAAAGCCAGATCCCGTCGCCGCCTGGCCTACACCGCCAGCGGCAGCCTGGCAGCAATCGCCCTGCTGGCCTTCACCAGCTACTGGCTCACCACCGGCCGCTATCTGGAGACCACCGACGACGCCTACGTCCGCGCCGACTGGGTGGCCCTGAGCCCACGCGTGGCCGGTTACGTGGCCGAGGTCGCAGTGGCTGACGACCAGCCAGTGAAGGCCGGCGATGTACTGGTACGCCTGCAAAACCGCGACTACCGCGCCCGCCTCGACCAGGCCCGGGCAGGTGTGGCCGAGGCGCAGGCGGCACTGGTCGCCGCCCAGGCCCGCCAGCAGGTGGCCAGCGAGCGTATCAACCAGCAACAACAAGCCATCCTGCAGGCTGAAGCTGCCATGCGCAGCGCCACTGCCGAACAGCGGCGCAGTGACTTGGACATGCAACGCTACCGTGGCCTTGTGCGAGACGAGGCCGCGACCTTGCAGCGCCTGGAAACCGCCAGCGCAAGGGCCACCCAGGCGCAAGCCGCGCTGCAAGGTGCCCTGGCCGCGCTGCGCCAACAACGGTCGCAATTGGCCATGGCCAAGGCCCGGTCAGCCCAGGCTGACGCCGAACTGCAACAGCGCGCGGCAGCGTTGACCCGCGCGCAGGCCCGCCAACAGTTGGCCGAGCAGGACGAACAGGACACCGTGATCCGCGCACCGATCACGGGCGTGGTCGGCCAACGCCGCGTACGCGCCGGCCAGTACGTGGTGCCGGGTCAGCCGCTGCTGGCCGTGGTACCCCTGCAGCAGGCCTATGTGGTGGCCAACTTCAAGGAAACCCAGTTGGCCAACATGCGCCCGGGGCAGCCGGTAGAAGTCCGCGTCGACAGCTTCGCCAGCCAGCCACTGCGTGGCCATGTGGCCAGCTTTTCGCCAGCGTCCGGCAATGTCTTCGCATTGCTGCCGTCGGACAATGCCACCGGCAACTTCACCAAGATTGTCCAGCGCTTCCCGGTGCGCATTCTGCTCGACACACCGCTGGATGGCCCGCAGGTACTGCCCGGCATGTCGGTGGTAAGCACGGTCGACACCCGTCCCGCAGAGGTGGCCGATGCGCACTGA
- a CDS encoding DHA2 family efflux MFS transporter permease subunit → MRTEQTVTLRAWVSVLGGLLGCFMAGMNVHVTSAALPEIRGSLGASFEEGSWISTAYLVAEIVMIPLTAWLVDVFSLRRVMWTGSFIFLIASVACSWAPNLEAMIAIRVIQGAAGAVLIPLSFQLIITELPASKMAMGMALFSLANSVAQAAGPSIGGWLTDAYSWRWIFYLQLFPGIALLCAIAWSIEARPMTLELLRKGDWLGIAAMVIGLGGLQIVLEEGGRLDWFGSPFIVAMSVVATIALVVFVVTQLFGQRAFINLRLLGRYNFGVASVAMFIFGAATFGLVFLVPNYLSQLQGFSAHDVGVALIAYGVVQLLLAPLMPRLMGWTSAKFMVASGFLIMALGCWLGACLSADSADNVIIPSTVVRGIGQPFIMVALSVLAVAGLEKREAGSASAVFSMLRNLGGAIGTAGLTQLVATRERFHSERIHEQVTVFEPGVQERINQTVQSWLPHQQQVLEGLAGTIRREAYLMAYSDAFYLACLALVGCAIAALLLRSKHQL, encoded by the coding sequence ATGCGCACTGAACAAACGGTCACGCTGCGCGCCTGGGTATCGGTGCTCGGCGGCCTGCTCGGCTGTTTCATGGCCGGCATGAACGTGCATGTCACCAGCGCCGCGCTGCCAGAAATCCGCGGCTCGCTGGGCGCCAGCTTCGAGGAAGGCTCATGGATTTCCACCGCCTATCTGGTGGCGGAAATCGTGATGATTCCACTGACGGCCTGGCTGGTGGACGTGTTCTCGCTGCGCCGGGTGATGTGGACCGGCTCGTTCATCTTCCTGATCGCTTCGGTGGCCTGTTCCTGGGCGCCCAACCTGGAGGCGATGATTGCCATCCGGGTGATCCAGGGTGCTGCGGGCGCGGTGCTGATCCCCCTGTCGTTCCAGCTGATCATCACCGAACTGCCGGCCAGCAAGATGGCCATGGGCATGGCGCTGTTCAGCCTGGCCAACAGCGTGGCGCAGGCAGCCGGGCCGTCGATTGGCGGCTGGCTGACCGATGCCTATTCGTGGCGTTGGATCTTTTATTTGCAACTGTTCCCCGGCATAGCGCTGCTGTGCGCCATCGCCTGGTCGATCGAGGCCCGGCCGATGACACTTGAGCTGCTGCGCAAAGGTGACTGGCTGGGGATTGCCGCCATGGTGATCGGCCTGGGTGGCTTGCAGATCGTGCTGGAAGAAGGCGGCCGGCTGGACTGGTTCGGCTCGCCATTCATCGTTGCCATGAGCGTGGTCGCAACCATTGCCCTGGTGGTGTTCGTGGTGACCCAGCTGTTTGGCCAGCGCGCGTTCATCAACCTGCGCTTGCTCGGGCGCTACAACTTCGGCGTCGCCAGCGTGGCGATGTTCATCTTTGGCGCCGCCACGTTCGGCCTGGTATTCCTGGTGCCCAACTACCTGTCGCAGCTGCAGGGTTTCAGCGCGCACGATGTCGGCGTGGCGCTGATCGCCTATGGCGTGGTGCAGCTGCTGCTGGCGCCGTTGATGCCCCGACTGATGGGCTGGACCAGCGCCAAGTTCATGGTCGCCAGCGGTTTTCTGATCATGGCCCTGGGCTGCTGGCTGGGGGCGTGCCTGAGCGCCGACAGTGCCGACAACGTGATCATCCCGTCCACGGTGGTGCGCGGTATTGGCCAGCCATTCATCATGGTGGCGTTGTCGGTGCTGGCGGTGGCCGGGCTGGAAAAGCGTGAAGCCGGCTCGGCCTCGGCGGTGTTCTCGATGCTGCGCAACTTGGGGGGAGCCATCGGCACGGCCGGGCTGACGCAACTGGTGGCCACCCGTGAGCGCTTTCACAGTGAGCGTATTCACGAGCAGGTGACAGTGTTCGAGCCTGGCGTGCAAGAGCGCATCAACCAGACAGTGCAGAGCTGGTTGCCGCACCAGCAGCAGGTGCTGGAGGGGTTGGCGGGGACGATTCGGCGGGAGGCTTACCTGATGGCTTACAGTGATGCGTTCTACCTGGCGTGCCTGGCGTTGGTCGGGTGTGCAATAGCGGCATTGCTGTTACGGTCAAAACACCAACTGTGA
- a CDS encoding DUF3077 domain-containing protein gives MADEPKVILTIGAETFLEVGNPPKDLLRVQPGIPIDDAYEQVSILLSYIKHLLREGDMEDDHKFLGAADYLTALAKALMNEVELTKNTLR, from the coding sequence ATGGCAGACGAACCCAAGGTCATCCTCACCATCGGCGCAGAAACCTTCCTCGAAGTCGGCAACCCGCCAAAGGATCTGCTGCGGGTCCAGCCCGGCATTCCCATCGATGATGCCTACGAGCAAGTTTCGATCCTGCTGAGCTACATCAAGCATCTGCTGCGCGAAGGCGATATGGAGGACGACCACAAATTCCTGGGCGCCGCCGATTACCTCACGGCGTTGGCCAAGGCATTGATGAACGAAGTCGAACTGACCAAAAATACCTTGCGCTGA
- a CDS encoding GntR family transcriptional regulator: protein MNPTRYTTVAKDLMEGIANGRYPVGSLLPTEFELCDLYDVSRHTVRAAINQLLNQGLVSRRKRVGTRVEASSPRGGYSQSLASVADLAHLAETQQREIQGVRHFVADLNEAARLGLVPGEHYFCVSSIRVDRLHNAAPLCWTDVYAQRDYAEVIERAREHPDQLIAGLIEQHYGRAIAVVDQQVRAVLLTTEMAKALKAEAGSPGLKIIRHYREENGDLMAVSETVHPDDRFTLVTQMRRDRSPT, encoded by the coding sequence ATGAACCCGACGCGCTACACCACCGTGGCAAAGGACTTGATGGAAGGCATCGCCAACGGCCGCTACCCGGTGGGCAGCCTGCTGCCGACCGAGTTCGAGCTGTGCGACCTTTACGATGTGAGCCGGCACACGGTGCGCGCCGCAATCAACCAGCTGCTCAACCAGGGGCTGGTGTCACGGCGCAAGCGCGTGGGCACCCGGGTAGAGGCCAGCAGCCCGCGCGGCGGCTATTCGCAGTCGTTGGCCAGCGTGGCCGACCTGGCCCACCTGGCCGAAACCCAGCAGCGGGAAATCCAGGGCGTGCGCCACTTCGTCGCCGACCTGAACGAGGCGGCGCGGCTGGGACTGGTACCGGGGGAACACTACTTTTGCGTGTCGAGCATTCGCGTCGACCGCCTGCACAATGCCGCGCCGCTGTGCTGGACCGACGTGTATGCGCAACGCGACTATGCCGAGGTCATCGAACGGGCCCGCGAGCACCCCGACCAACTGATTGCGGGGTTGATCGAGCAGCACTATGGCCGGGCAATCGCAGTGGTCGACCAGCAGGTGCGGGCAGTGCTGCTGACGACAGAGATGGCCAAAGCGCTGAAGGCCGAGGCGGGTTCACCGGGGTTGAAGATCATTCGCCATTACCGCGAGGAAAACGGTGATTTGATGGCGGTTTCCGAAACCGTGCACCCGGATGACCGCTTTACCCTGGTGACCCAGATGCGCCGGGATCGCTCCCCCACCTGA
- a CDS encoding efflux RND transporter periplasmic adaptor subunit has protein sequence MNKRTLLACAGAVTGVLVAAYALVGSGSAPPAAAAWPATKVALATAEQVQLARQNFASGELEAVNQVQVAAETAGRITRIAFESGQAVTAGQLLVQLNDAPEQAQRVQLRARLRNAEVVLQRSRKLRAMNAVSQELLDNAATAVDVARGELQHVEALIAQKAIRAPFAGKLGIRRVHQGQYLGAGEAIVNLADISQLHVNFALGEQAAPEVHVGQVLALTVDAVRGQGFQARVVAVDPVVSKARLVQVQAALPNPGGQLQPGMYAGVRLDAVQPSTVLAVPETAITYAAYGQTVFVATQDPAHGTQVSRVRVTTGERWQGRVEVTSGLAPGDRVVVSGQLKLSDGMSVEPVAQDSLQANLGGRQP, from the coding sequence ATGAACAAAAGGACGTTACTGGCCTGCGCAGGCGCTGTTACCGGTGTACTGGTCGCTGCCTATGCGTTGGTGGGTAGTGGGTCGGCGCCGCCCGCTGCGGCGGCGTGGCCGGCGACCAAGGTGGCGCTGGCCACGGCCGAGCAGGTGCAGCTGGCGCGGCAAAACTTTGCTTCGGGGGAGCTGGAGGCGGTTAACCAGGTACAGGTGGCGGCCGAGACGGCGGGGCGCATTACCCGCATTGCCTTCGAGTCGGGGCAGGCGGTCACTGCCGGGCAGTTGCTGGTGCAGCTCAACGACGCGCCGGAACAGGCCCAGCGGGTGCAGTTGCGTGCCAGGCTGCGTAACGCCGAAGTGGTGCTGCAGCGCAGCCGCAAGCTGCGGGCAATGAATGCCGTGTCGCAAGAGCTGCTGGACAACGCCGCCACTGCCGTGGACGTGGCCCGTGGTGAGCTGCAGCATGTCGAGGCGCTGATCGCGCAGAAGGCCATTCGCGCACCGTTTGCCGGCAAGCTGGGTATTCGGCGGGTGCATCAGGGCCAGTATCTGGGCGCCGGTGAGGCCATCGTCAACCTGGCCGACATCAGCCAGTTGCATGTGAATTTCGCGTTGGGCGAGCAGGCCGCCCCCGAAGTGCATGTCGGGCAAGTGCTGGCGCTGACGGTGGACGCAGTGCGCGGGCAAGGCTTTCAGGCCCGGGTGGTGGCGGTCGACCCGGTGGTGAGCAAGGCGCGCCTGGTGCAGGTGCAGGCAGCCTTGCCGAACCCGGGCGGGCAGTTGCAGCCGGGCATGTACGCTGGCGTGCGTCTGGATGCTGTGCAGCCGTCGACTGTATTGGCTGTGCCGGAAACCGCGATCACCTACGCCGCCTATGGCCAGACAGTATTCGTTGCGACTCAGGACCCGGCGCATGGTACCCAGGTCAGCAGAGTGCGGGTTACCACTGGTGAGCGCTGGCAGGGGCGGGTGGAGGTTACCTCCGGCCTGGCGCCCGGTGACCGGGTGGTGGTGTCTGGCCAGTTGAAACTGAGCGACGGCATGTCGGTCGAGCCGGTGGCGCAGGACAGCTTGCAGGCCAACCTCGGTGGGCGGCAGCCGTGA
- the soxR gene encoding redox-sensitive transcriptional activator SoxR, with protein MAADNTRMLTVGEVARRSGVAVSALHFYETKGLIASVRTAGNQRRYPSLVLRTLAIIKVAQRTGIPLEEIKQAFSRYAPNSKLTAAQWGEMSTAWREDLNARIRTLQALRDSLDNCIGCGCLSLEDCPLRNPEDVLGKEGTGARILEKKAR; from the coding sequence ATGGCAGCGGACAACACGCGGATGCTCACAGTGGGTGAAGTGGCCAGGCGCAGCGGCGTGGCGGTGTCTGCGCTGCACTTCTACGAGACCAAGGGGCTGATCGCCAGCGTCCGCACGGCAGGCAACCAGCGGCGCTATCCCTCGCTGGTGCTGCGTACACTGGCGATCATCAAGGTGGCGCAGCGCACGGGTATTCCGCTGGAGGAAATCAAGCAGGCATTCAGCCGCTATGCGCCCAACAGCAAGCTTACGGCGGCGCAATGGGGCGAGATGTCCACCGCCTGGCGCGAAGACCTGAACGCCCGCATCCGCACGCTGCAGGCGCTGCGCGACAGCCTGGACAACTGCATTGGTTGCGGTTGCCTGTCGCTGGAAGACTGCCCGCTGCGCAACCCCGAGGATGTGCTGGGCAAGGAAGGTACCGGGGCGCGGATCCTCGAGAAGAAAGCCCGTTAG
- a CDS encoding CsbD family protein, which yields MKREQIEGVAENLAGKAQSAVGRLVEDPALEAEGDARQAAGQLTKTYGDTLDTVSSFVKEKPFAALAITAAVTLVVSRLLRR from the coding sequence ATGAAACGTGAACAGATCGAAGGTGTAGCAGAGAACCTTGCAGGCAAGGCGCAGAGCGCTGTAGGCCGACTGGTCGAGGATCCTGCGCTGGAAGCCGAAGGCGATGCGCGTCAGGCAGCAGGCCAGCTGACCAAGACCTATGGTGACACGCTGGATACGGTGTCTTCGTTCGTGAAGGAAAAACCGTTCGCCGCACTGGCCATCACTGCCGCCGTCACGCTGGTGGTCTCTCGCCTGCTGCGCCGCTGA